Proteins co-encoded in one Setaria viridis chromosome 9, Setaria_viridis_v4.0, whole genome shotgun sequence genomic window:
- the LOC117839589 gene encoding microtubule-destabilizing protein 60 isoform X2 — MAVGSTSLEPACQGHDPHTAVRMPRVERPGETSRYTPNVPFSLPHLLLLPSPPRQLAEPKSTRRTRGTSTIPPDDELETLGMATAADAKTPTKPLGPAGAAARAPTKPLAPAGTAGGKGTPTKTPCSARARPYHASENAHPNIPGTPPPPQPTPSKPVLKSPAAAGAKSASAKKKPSTPAPAAPPPPPRERERRFLVAKKGAGRRRNLGRAGGGGGGEIDFDKCREAAREALRASQEEFFLKQRAEAAAVAEVDQLVVQHEEAKAAAEEDVKGGAFEEEGKEGIEAELEGSSKVRAMRSKTMAKAMSSVPDPGSGRVKHLVHAFESLLTISGATSDADKAGEGSWALPGLQSLKDEGEGDLGLPQVSVFLSSDFLNAGPNRLCSSLDGKADRFSWDSKTSAGGRRSRRTSSESLRSSWNRKLKVTSQHPFKLRTEQRGRFKEQQLAQKVQEMLLEEEKKRIHVAQGLPWTTDEPECLIKPAVKERTEPIDLVLHSDMRALERAEFDQHVLERNKFAELQRMEWERQQELEEQERIRQLRRTDLIPKAQPMPCFERPFIPKRSAKPATIPMEPKFHLRPERLSCNAWSLES; from the exons ATGGCAGTAGGGTCCACGAGCCTAGAGCCCGCATGTCAGGGGCACGACCCGCACACCGCTGTTCGAATGCCTCGGGTGGAGCGCCCCggagaaactagccgttacaccCCCAACGTTCCCTTTTCCCTTCCCCATCTGCTTCTCCTCCCATCCCCACCGAGACAACTGGCCGAACCCAAATCCACCCGCCGCACACGCGGAACCTCCACGATCCCGCCGGACGACGAGCTCGAAACCCTAgggatggcgacggcggcggacgcgaAGACCCCGACCAAGCCCCTGGGAcccgcgggggcggcggcgagggctccGACCAAGCCCTTGGCCCCCGCGGGGACGGCAGGGGGCAAGGGGACGCCGACGAAGACGCCCTgctccgcgcgcgcgcggccctACCACGCGTCCGAGAACGCCCACCCCAACATCCCCGGCACGCCTCCTCCCCCGCAGCCGACGCCGTCCAAGCCCGTCCTCAAGtccccggcggccgcgggcgccaAGTCCGCCTCCGCCAAGAAGAAGCCCTCCACGCCAGCGCccgcggcgcccccgccgcctccgcgggagcgggagcggcggttcCTCGTGGCGAAGaagggcgcggggcggcggcgcaaccTCGGGAGagctgggggcggcggcgggggcgagatCGACTTCGACAAGTGCCGCGAGGCCGCGCGCGAGGCGCTGCGCGCGTCGCAGGAGGAGTTCTTCCTCAAGCAGCGCGCCGAGGCTGCCGCCGTTGCCGAGGTGGATCAATTGGTGGTACAGCACGAGGAGGCCAAGGCCGCGGCTGAAGAGGATGTGAAAGGCGGCGCCTtcgaggaggaggggaaggaggggaTTGAGGCGGAATTGGAGGGGAGCAGCAAGGTGAGGGCGATGAGGTCCAAGACGATGGCCAAGGCGATGAGCAGCGTTCCAGATCCCGGTTCCGGCCGCGTCAAGCATCTGGTGCACGCTTTCGAGAGCCTGCTCACCATCTCCGGCGCCACCTCCGACGCAGACAAGGCCGGTGAGGGCTCATGGGCCCTGCCCGGGTTGCAGTCGTTGAAGGATGAGGGTGAGGGTGACCTGGGGCTCCCACAGGTATCAGTATTCTTGTCATCTGATTTCCTGAATGCAGGGCCTAATAGGCTCTGCTCGTCACTTGATGGCAAGGCCGACAG GTTCAGCTGGGATAGCAAAACATCGGCTGGAGGGCGCAGGAGCAGGAGAACC TCATCGGAATCACTAAGGAGCAGCTGGAACAGAAAGCTTAAGGTCACAAGCCAGCATCCCTTCAAGCTAAGGACTGAG CAAAGAGGAAGATTTAAGGAACAACAGCTCGCCCAAAAGGTGCAAGAAATGCTTttggaagaagagaagaagcgTATCCATGTTGCTCAAGGATTGCCATGGACTACAGATGAACCTGAG TGTTTGATAAAGCCTGCAGTTAAAGAAAGAACTGAGCCGATAGACCTTGTTCTGCATAGCGATATGCGTGCACTGGAACGTGCTGAATTTGATCAACAC GTGTTGGAGAGGAATAAGTTCGCAGAGCTGCAAAGGATGGAGTGGGAGAGACAACAGGAGTTGGAGGAGCAAGAAAGGATAAGGCAACTGAGAAGGACAGATCTTATTCCCAAAGCCCAACCCATGCCATGCTTTGAACGGCCCTTCATCCCAAAAAG GTCTGCAAAACCGGCAACAATTCCCATGGAACCAAAATTTCATCTGCGGCCAGAAAGGCTCTCGTG CAATGCTTGGAGCTTGGAAAGCTGA
- the LOC117839594 gene encoding SNAP25 homologous protein SNAP32 has translation MSVPMYKKQNSMGTPVHRTNPFDSDSDSEVPSKPSRAQSVPVKCTDQSVQELEDYAITKARETTHKVNDCVRAAEAIREDATQTLQTLHRQGEQIMRSHHLAADIEQDLTVSEKLLGSLGGLFSKAWRPKRNQQIKGPVSENSFSVRTANHMEQRWRLGIAPTQQNSPSSVQTAPATAMGKIQAEKEKQDDALSDLSNTLGQLKEMAVDMGTEIDRQNKALVPFSEDVDELNFRLKGANQRGRRLLGK, from the exons ATGTCGGTGCCAATGTATAAGAAGCAAAACTCAATGGGCACTCCTGTCCACAGGACAAATCCctttgattctgattctgattctgaagTGCCCTCAAAGCCATCAAGGGCACAGTCTGTCCCAGTGAAGTGCACCGATCAATCTGTGCAAGAGTTGGAAGATTATGCTATAACCAAAGCACGAGAAACCACACACAAAGTAAATGATTGTGTCAGAGCTGCTGAAGCCATCAGGGAAGATGCTACAcaaactctgcaaactttgcaCCGTCAAGGTGAGCAGATCATGCGGTCTCATCACCTAGCAGCTGACATTGAGCAGGACCTTACTGTG AGTGAGAAGCTCCTGGGAAGTCTGGGTGGGCTATTTTCCAAGGCATGGAGGCCTAAGAGAAATCAACAGATAAAAGGGCCAGTCTCAGAAA ATAGCTTTTCTGTGAGAACGGCAAACCACATGGAACAGAGGTGGAGGCTAGGAATTGCCCCAACACAACAAAATTCTCCCAGTTCTGTACAAACTGCACCTGCAACTGCAATGGGAAAAATCCAG GCTGAGAAAGAAAAGCAGGATGATGCACTTTCTGACCTGAGTAACACATTGGGACAGCTCAAGGAAATGGCAGTTGATATGGGCACAGAAATTGACAG ACAAAACAAAGCTCTGGTTCCTTTCAGTGAGGACGTTGATGAACTGAATTTCAGACTGAAAGGAGCGAATCAACGGGGACGCCGGTTGCTGGGCAAGTGA
- the LOC117839593 gene encoding plant intracellular Ras-group-related LRR protein 7 isoform X2 has protein sequence MGCCSSRSSDSPASRATRWRSTGIVALRDARLKELPNEVLQVGNSLRTLDLTNNKLVEIPQEVGGLVNMQRLVLAGNLIENIPANIGYLRNLKILTLDRNRISILPEELGSLSNLQQLSISHNSLMCLPKSVGDLRNMLILNVSDNKLKELPESIGGCNSLEELQANGNSIEDVPSSICNLVCLKSLSLNGNKIRQLPENILKDCTALQNLSLHDNPIMRDQFQQMEGFNEFEARRRKKFDKQIDSRVMLGSTALDEGVDFH, from the exons ATGGGCTGCTGCAGCAGCCGGAGCTCCGATTCGCCGGCCAGCCGCGCGACGCGGTGGCGCTCCACGGGCATCGTCGCCCTCCGCGACGCCAGATTGAAG GAACTACCGAATGAAGTTCTACAAGTGGGCAATTCCTTGAGAACTCTGGATTTGACAAACAACAAACTAG TTGAGATTCCCCAGGAAGTTGGTGGACTCGTGAATATGCAAAGACTT GTTTTGGCTGGTAATTTGATTGAAAACATCCCGGCTAACATTGGATACCTGCGGAATCTTAAAATCCTCACACTTGACAGAAATAGGATCTCTATCTTACCTGAAGAAT TGGGTTCTCTGTCAAACCTTCAGCAACTTTCTATTTCTCATAATTCTTTAATGTGCCTGCCTAAGAGTGTGGGAGATTTGCGAAAT ATGTTAATACTCAATGTATCTGATAACAAACTAAAAGAACTTCCGGAATCAATTGGAGGTTGCAATTCCCTGGAAGAATTGCAGGCAAATG GAAATTCGATTGAAGATGTGCCCTCATCGATCTGCAACCTTGTTTGCCTTAAATCCTTATCACTGAATGGCAACAAAATTCGTCAG CTTCCGGAAAACATACTGAAAGACTGCACGGCTCTTCAGAACCTATCGCTGCATGACAACCCAATCATGAGGGACCAGTTCCAACAA ATGGAAGGATTCAACGAGTTTGAGGCACGCAGAAGGAAGAAATTCGATAAGCAGATTGATTCTCGTGTCATGCTGGGCTCCACGGCCCTGGATGAAGGGGTTGATTTCCACTGA
- the LOC117839589 gene encoding microtubule-destabilizing protein 60 isoform X1, which translates to MAVGSTSLEPACQGHDPHTAVRMPRVERPGETSRYTPNVPFSLPHLLLLPSPPRQLAEPKSTRRTRGTSTIPPDDELETLGMATAADAKTPTKPLGPAGAAARAPTKPLAPAGTAGGKGTPTKTPCSARARPYHASENAHPNIPGTPPPPQPTPSKPVLKSPAAAGAKSASAKKKPSTPAPAAPPPPPRERERRFLVAKKGAGRRRNLGRAGGGGGGEIDFDKCREAAREALRASQEEFFLKQRAEAAAVAEVDQLVVQHEEAKAAAEEDVKGGAFEEEGKEGIEAELEGSSKVRAMRSKTMAKAMSSVPDPGSGRVKHLVHAFESLLTISGATSDADKAGEGSWALPGLQSLKDEGEGDLGLPQVSVFLSSDFLNAGPNRLCSSLDGKADRFSWDSKTSAGGRRSRRTSSESLRSSWNRKLKVTSQHPFKLRTEQRGRFKEQQLAQKVQEMLLEEEKKRIHVAQGLPWTTDEPECLIKPAVKERTEPIDLVLHSDMRALERAEFDQHVLERNKFAELQRMEWERQQELEEQERIRQLRRTDLIPKAQPMPCFERPFIPKRSAKPATIPMEPKFHLRPERLSCYCRQQCLELGKLKPQPQQPCERQSRNAEHRRT; encoded by the exons ATGGCAGTAGGGTCCACGAGCCTAGAGCCCGCATGTCAGGGGCACGACCCGCACACCGCTGTTCGAATGCCTCGGGTGGAGCGCCCCggagaaactagccgttacaccCCCAACGTTCCCTTTTCCCTTCCCCATCTGCTTCTCCTCCCATCCCCACCGAGACAACTGGCCGAACCCAAATCCACCCGCCGCACACGCGGAACCTCCACGATCCCGCCGGACGACGAGCTCGAAACCCTAgggatggcgacggcggcggacgcgaAGACCCCGACCAAGCCCCTGGGAcccgcgggggcggcggcgagggctccGACCAAGCCCTTGGCCCCCGCGGGGACGGCAGGGGGCAAGGGGACGCCGACGAAGACGCCCTgctccgcgcgcgcgcggccctACCACGCGTCCGAGAACGCCCACCCCAACATCCCCGGCACGCCTCCTCCCCCGCAGCCGACGCCGTCCAAGCCCGTCCTCAAGtccccggcggccgcgggcgccaAGTCCGCCTCCGCCAAGAAGAAGCCCTCCACGCCAGCGCccgcggcgcccccgccgcctccgcgggagcgggagcggcggttcCTCGTGGCGAAGaagggcgcggggcggcggcgcaaccTCGGGAGagctgggggcggcggcgggggcgagatCGACTTCGACAAGTGCCGCGAGGCCGCGCGCGAGGCGCTGCGCGCGTCGCAGGAGGAGTTCTTCCTCAAGCAGCGCGCCGAGGCTGCCGCCGTTGCCGAGGTGGATCAATTGGTGGTACAGCACGAGGAGGCCAAGGCCGCGGCTGAAGAGGATGTGAAAGGCGGCGCCTtcgaggaggaggggaaggaggggaTTGAGGCGGAATTGGAGGGGAGCAGCAAGGTGAGGGCGATGAGGTCCAAGACGATGGCCAAGGCGATGAGCAGCGTTCCAGATCCCGGTTCCGGCCGCGTCAAGCATCTGGTGCACGCTTTCGAGAGCCTGCTCACCATCTCCGGCGCCACCTCCGACGCAGACAAGGCCGGTGAGGGCTCATGGGCCCTGCCCGGGTTGCAGTCGTTGAAGGATGAGGGTGAGGGTGACCTGGGGCTCCCACAGGTATCAGTATTCTTGTCATCTGATTTCCTGAATGCAGGGCCTAATAGGCTCTGCTCGTCACTTGATGGCAAGGCCGACAG GTTCAGCTGGGATAGCAAAACATCGGCTGGAGGGCGCAGGAGCAGGAGAACC TCATCGGAATCACTAAGGAGCAGCTGGAACAGAAAGCTTAAGGTCACAAGCCAGCATCCCTTCAAGCTAAGGACTGAG CAAAGAGGAAGATTTAAGGAACAACAGCTCGCCCAAAAGGTGCAAGAAATGCTTttggaagaagagaagaagcgTATCCATGTTGCTCAAGGATTGCCATGGACTACAGATGAACCTGAG TGTTTGATAAAGCCTGCAGTTAAAGAAAGAACTGAGCCGATAGACCTTGTTCTGCATAGCGATATGCGTGCACTGGAACGTGCTGAATTTGATCAACAC GTGTTGGAGAGGAATAAGTTCGCAGAGCTGCAAAGGATGGAGTGGGAGAGACAACAGGAGTTGGAGGAGCAAGAAAGGATAAGGCAACTGAGAAGGACAGATCTTATTCCCAAAGCCCAACCCATGCCATGCTTTGAACGGCCCTTCATCCCAAAAAG GTCTGCAAAACCGGCAACAATTCCCATGGAACCAAAATTTCATCTGCGGCCAGAAAGGCTCTCGTG TTACTGTCGACAGCAATGCTTGGAGCTTGGAAAGCTGAAGCCACAGCCACAACAGCCGTGTGAACGTCAATCCAGAAATGCAGAGCATCGTCGCACATGA
- the LOC117839590 gene encoding uncharacterized protein isoform X2 translates to MLHQENSEAFVRRHSEQLACGNMRGADNGRPNFLPEKCQIAVCQRDEKVGPFDEDLVNGVHLANADVQSPLVASGVKEASTVDHNKRHASSDMTDIVECKRQKQEVTSKEDNHTTSADEDVHQYPTYTSYERSFDSPIYESEESEDEGVGSPVHFPLAHTYVEDDIWPASFHQSVGPCPTRKPVPIGPNHQAELPECRPFGGRTEDDESNKWIRNSVMPMPDTDLLSLMLKPVHCKAGCDCLDEDSINCVRKHVREARGKLKVSVGTDTFRELGFFDMGEEVASRWTEEEEHLFQEVVSSNPASLRRNFWDELPLAFPSKSSKELVSYYFNVFMLRKRAEQNRFDPMNVDSDDDEWQASGDGEFAVTGRTDEYLPTESLTDQDDVTCNRVPTEGEFYEDSEDEDELDDASGDRHDGVQRGGMLSEGLPAMSFVDHNQQTFKLDADAQDDSCTSFEAHQGGVEGGTPTDIAEDHHYRSGFDGVAEHGFFGDHCDTKGWEFGFTTGWDKHDFLSTNNVIEEVFGKGSSEDGSDTASGQDLI, encoded by the exons ATGCTGCATCAGGAAAACAGTGAGGCTTTTGTCAGGCGCCACTCTGAACAGCTTGCATGTGGCAACATGAGGGGAGCAGATAATGGTCGTCCAAATTTCCTTCCTGAGAAATGCCAGATTGCAG TTTGTCAAAGGGACGAAAAGGTTGGTCCATTCGATGAGGACTTGGTGAATGGTGTTCATCTAGCCAATGCTGATGTTCAGTCACCATTGGTGGCAAGTGGTGTCAAAGAAGCATCTACAGTGGATCATAACAAGAGACATGCATCCAGTGACATGACGGACATAGTTGAATGCAAACGGCAGAAGCAGGAAG TCACATCTAAGGAGGACAATCATACAACAAGTGCTGATGAGGATGTTCATCAGTATCCCACATACACATCATATGAAAGAAGCTTTGACTCACCGATATATGAGAGTGAGGAAAGTGAAGATGAGGGTGTAGGTTCCCCTGTGCATTTTCCACTTGCTCATACATATGTCGAAGATGATATATGGCCTGCCAGCTTTCATCAATCTGTGGGTCCTTGCCCCACAAGGAAACCTGTTCCTATTGGGCCAAATCATCAGGCTGAATTACCTGAGTGTAGGCCATTTGGTGGAAGAACAGAAGACGATGAGAGTAACAAGTGGATCAGAAACAGTGTCATGCCAATGCCTGATACTGATTTATTGTCTTTAATGCTGAAACCTGTTCACTGCAAGGCAGGCTGTGATTGTCTTGATGAAGATTCAATCAATTGTGTGAGGAAGCATGTGAGGGAAGCAAGAGGGAAGCTGAAGGTTTCCGTTGGTACAGACACCTTTAGGGAGTTGGGGTTCTTTGACATGGGAGAGGAGGTTGCCTCAAGATGGACTGAAGAGGAGGAACATCTGTTCCAGGAAGTGGTCTCGTCAAATCCTGCTTCTCTGCGCAGAAACTTTTGGGATGAACTCCCTCTTGCCTTCCCATCCAAGTCCAGCAAAGAACTAGTGAGCTACTACTTCAATGTCTTCATGTTGAGGAAGAGGGCTGAGCAGAACAGGTTTGATCCGATGAATGTtgacagtgatgatgatgaaTGGCAAGCAAGTGGTGATGGTGAGTTCGCAGTCACAGGACGAACTGATGAATACTTGCCAACTGAGTCCCTTACCGATCAAGATGATGTCACATGCAATCGAGTTCCTACAGAGGGGGAGTTCTATGAAGATtctgaggatgaggatgagctTGATGATGCCAGTGGTGACAGGCACGATGGTGTGCAGAGGGGTGGTATGTTGTCAGAGGGTCTTCCTGCCATGTCATTTGTAGATCATAATCAACAGACATTCAAGCTAGATGCAGATGCACAAGATGACTCGTGCACATCCTTTGAGGCTCATCAGGGCGGTGTTGAAGGTGGGACACCTACTGATATTGCTGAAGACCACCACTACAGGAGTGGTTTTGATGGTGTTGCAGAACATGGGTTCTTTGGTGACCATTGCGACACAAAAGGTTGGGAGTTTGGTTTCACTACCGGATGGGATAAGCATGATTTTCTGTCGACGAACAATGTCATTGAAGAGGTGTTTGGAAAGGGTTCTAGCGAAGATGGAAGTGACACTGCTAGTGGCCAGGACCTTATCTGA
- the LOC117839592 gene encoding B3 domain-containing protein Os03g0212300 produces the protein MPAGVGRPRRGSSKEQKAAANRDGMEEEMAGLSLSDFEFFKILLPGMYEEALRLPNKFVQELGARRDLKLRLAGAGMPLWDVEVFADEKRGDVYLAQGWKKFARAHDLRDGYVLVFRYDGGAATLAITVFDRSTCRKQYVHAGAAGGGKAGRRSLAIAEPSQFTVSLRQCNLGTKQNQYLNVPVEFQDAHGYARRRRVELRMGGRSWSVNLKRGRRALGDRTALKYGWHQFCVDNGLEVGDTCFFKVIREGPCVDDDDDEWEDEWEDDEHVLQVEVRKKDGTMLT, from the exons ATGCCGGCTGGGGTTGGACGGCCACGGCGAGGCTCCAGCAAGGAGCAGAAGGCGGCAGCCAACAG AGATGGCATGGAAGAGGAGATGGCAGGTCTGAGCCTGAGCGACTTCGAGTTCTTCAAGATCTTGCTCCCTGGCATGTACGAGGAGGCACTG AGGCTGCCCAATAAGTTCGTTCAGGAGCTCGGAGCTCGCCGGGACTTGAAgctgcggctcgccggcgcAGGGATGCCCCTGTGGGACGTGGAGGTCTTCGCCGACGAGAAGCGCGGCGACGTGTACCTTGCCCAAGGCTGGAAGAAGTTCGCCCGCGCCCACGACCTGCGCGACGGCTACGTGCTCGTCTTCCGctacgacggcggcgccgccacgctCGCCATCACGGTCTTCGACCGGAGCACGTGCCGCAAGCAGTACGTgcacgccggcgccgctg GCGGCGGGAAGGCCGGCCGACGGTCGCTGGCCATCGCCGAGCCGTCGCAGTTCACCGTGAGTCTGAGGCAGTGCAACCTGGGAACGAAGCAGAACCAGTACCTG AACGTGCCGGTGGAGTTCCAGGACGCGCACGGgtacgcgcggcggcggcgggtggagctgCGGATGGGCGGGCGGTCGTGGTCGGTGAACCTGAAGCGCGGGAGGCGGGCGCTCGGGGACCGCACGGCGCTCAAGTACGGGTGGCACCAGTTCTGCGTGGACAACGGCCTCGAGGTCGGCGACACCTGCTTCTTCAAGGTGATCCGCGAGGGCCCctgcgtcgacgacgacgacgacgagtggGAGGACGAGTGGGAGGACGACGAGCACGTGCTCCAGGTGGAGGTGCGCAAGAAGGACGGCACCATGCTCACCTGA
- the LOC117839593 gene encoding plant intracellular Ras-group-related LRR protein 7 isoform X1: protein MGCCSSRSSDSPASRATRWRSTGIVALRDARLKELPNEVLQVGNSLRTLDLTNNKLVEIPQEVGGLVNMQRLVLAGNLIENIPANIGYLRNLKILTLDRNRISILPEELGSLSNLQQLSISHNSLMCLPKSVGDLRNMLILNVSDNKLKELPESIGGCNSLEELQANGPSTWRTNPEAKYPGNSIEDVPSSICNLVCLKSLSLNGNKIRQLPENILKDCTALQNLSLHDNPIMRDQFQQMEGFNEFEARRRKKFDKQIDSRVMLGSTALDEGVDFH, encoded by the exons ATGGGCTGCTGCAGCAGCCGGAGCTCCGATTCGCCGGCCAGCCGCGCGACGCGGTGGCGCTCCACGGGCATCGTCGCCCTCCGCGACGCCAGATTGAAG GAACTACCGAATGAAGTTCTACAAGTGGGCAATTCCTTGAGAACTCTGGATTTGACAAACAACAAACTAG TTGAGATTCCCCAGGAAGTTGGTGGACTCGTGAATATGCAAAGACTT GTTTTGGCTGGTAATTTGATTGAAAACATCCCGGCTAACATTGGATACCTGCGGAATCTTAAAATCCTCACACTTGACAGAAATAGGATCTCTATCTTACCTGAAGAAT TGGGTTCTCTGTCAAACCTTCAGCAACTTTCTATTTCTCATAATTCTTTAATGTGCCTGCCTAAGAGTGTGGGAGATTTGCGAAAT ATGTTAATACTCAATGTATCTGATAACAAACTAAAAGAACTTCCGGAATCAATTGGAGGTTGCAATTCCCTGGAAGAATTGCAGGCAAATG GACCTTCTACCTGGAGAACTAATCCTGAAGCAAAATATCCAGGAAATTCGATTGAAGATGTGCCCTCATCGATCTGCAACCTTGTTTGCCTTAAATCCTTATCACTGAATGGCAACAAAATTCGTCAG CTTCCGGAAAACATACTGAAAGACTGCACGGCTCTTCAGAACCTATCGCTGCATGACAACCCAATCATGAGGGACCAGTTCCAACAA ATGGAAGGATTCAACGAGTTTGAGGCACGCAGAAGGAAGAAATTCGATAAGCAGATTGATTCTCGTGTCATGCTGGGCTCCACGGCCCTGGATGAAGGGGTTGATTTCCACTGA
- the LOC117839590 gene encoding uncharacterized protein isoform X1 has protein sequence MLHQENSEAFVRRHSEQLACGNMRGADNGRPNFLPEKCQIAVCPKVCQRDEKVGPFDEDLVNGVHLANADVQSPLVASGVKEASTVDHNKRHASSDMTDIVECKRQKQEVTSKEDNHTTSADEDVHQYPTYTSYERSFDSPIYESEESEDEGVGSPVHFPLAHTYVEDDIWPASFHQSVGPCPTRKPVPIGPNHQAELPECRPFGGRTEDDESNKWIRNSVMPMPDTDLLSLMLKPVHCKAGCDCLDEDSINCVRKHVREARGKLKVSVGTDTFRELGFFDMGEEVASRWTEEEEHLFQEVVSSNPASLRRNFWDELPLAFPSKSSKELVSYYFNVFMLRKRAEQNRFDPMNVDSDDDEWQASGDGEFAVTGRTDEYLPTESLTDQDDVTCNRVPTEGEFYEDSEDEDELDDASGDRHDGVQRGGMLSEGLPAMSFVDHNQQTFKLDADAQDDSCTSFEAHQGGVEGGTPTDIAEDHHYRSGFDGVAEHGFFGDHCDTKGWEFGFTTGWDKHDFLSTNNVIEEVFGKGSSEDGSDTASGQDLI, from the exons ATGCTGCATCAGGAAAACAGTGAGGCTTTTGTCAGGCGCCACTCTGAACAGCTTGCATGTGGCAACATGAGGGGAGCAGATAATGGTCGTCCAAATTTCCTTCCTGAGAAATGCCAGATTGCAG TTTGCCCCAAAGTTTGTCAAAGGGACGAAAAGGTTGGTCCATTCGATGAGGACTTGGTGAATGGTGTTCATCTAGCCAATGCTGATGTTCAGTCACCATTGGTGGCAAGTGGTGTCAAAGAAGCATCTACAGTGGATCATAACAAGAGACATGCATCCAGTGACATGACGGACATAGTTGAATGCAAACGGCAGAAGCAGGAAG TCACATCTAAGGAGGACAATCATACAACAAGTGCTGATGAGGATGTTCATCAGTATCCCACATACACATCATATGAAAGAAGCTTTGACTCACCGATATATGAGAGTGAGGAAAGTGAAGATGAGGGTGTAGGTTCCCCTGTGCATTTTCCACTTGCTCATACATATGTCGAAGATGATATATGGCCTGCCAGCTTTCATCAATCTGTGGGTCCTTGCCCCACAAGGAAACCTGTTCCTATTGGGCCAAATCATCAGGCTGAATTACCTGAGTGTAGGCCATTTGGTGGAAGAACAGAAGACGATGAGAGTAACAAGTGGATCAGAAACAGTGTCATGCCAATGCCTGATACTGATTTATTGTCTTTAATGCTGAAACCTGTTCACTGCAAGGCAGGCTGTGATTGTCTTGATGAAGATTCAATCAATTGTGTGAGGAAGCATGTGAGGGAAGCAAGAGGGAAGCTGAAGGTTTCCGTTGGTACAGACACCTTTAGGGAGTTGGGGTTCTTTGACATGGGAGAGGAGGTTGCCTCAAGATGGACTGAAGAGGAGGAACATCTGTTCCAGGAAGTGGTCTCGTCAAATCCTGCTTCTCTGCGCAGAAACTTTTGGGATGAACTCCCTCTTGCCTTCCCATCCAAGTCCAGCAAAGAACTAGTGAGCTACTACTTCAATGTCTTCATGTTGAGGAAGAGGGCTGAGCAGAACAGGTTTGATCCGATGAATGTtgacagtgatgatgatgaaTGGCAAGCAAGTGGTGATGGTGAGTTCGCAGTCACAGGACGAACTGATGAATACTTGCCAACTGAGTCCCTTACCGATCAAGATGATGTCACATGCAATCGAGTTCCTACAGAGGGGGAGTTCTATGAAGATtctgaggatgaggatgagctTGATGATGCCAGTGGTGACAGGCACGATGGTGTGCAGAGGGGTGGTATGTTGTCAGAGGGTCTTCCTGCCATGTCATTTGTAGATCATAATCAACAGACATTCAAGCTAGATGCAGATGCACAAGATGACTCGTGCACATCCTTTGAGGCTCATCAGGGCGGTGTTGAAGGTGGGACACCTACTGATATTGCTGAAGACCACCACTACAGGAGTGGTTTTGATGGTGTTGCAGAACATGGGTTCTTTGGTGACCATTGCGACACAAAAGGTTGGGAGTTTGGTTTCACTACCGGATGGGATAAGCATGATTTTCTGTCGACGAACAATGTCATTGAAGAGGTGTTTGGAAAGGGTTCTAGCGAAGATGGAAGTGACACTGCTAGTGGCCAGGACCTTATCTGA